The window CGTTAAAACAGGACGTAAGATAGCCGTTGCTAGGAACATTAATAATGTAACACCAAAGAAGAATAGGTAACTGTTCGCGAATAAAGACAGAAAAAAGGCAAATGTAGCTAAACCAAGGAACGTATTTAAAATCGCTGCTTCGCCAAACCTCGTCACAATTTTATCTACAACAAATAGTTGTACCGTAACACTAATAATCCCTGTGGAGGTTATTAGTATAGCAATTTGTTGTGGTGTTGCACTGTACTGATTATCAACGTAAAGTCCTAAAACAGATTCATAAGCCATTAACCCAAAACTCATCACCATCGTTATAATTAATGGGATAAAATACGGTTTAGAAACAGACGTTCCCATCTTTGTTAATAGGGATACTGATTCTTGTTCTACCATCTCTTTAGAAATGTCACGACTTTCTTTTAACACTAATATCGAGAAAATGGTAGCGACTAGAGATATTATTGCTGAAACAAGCAGTGGTACCTTTAGTCCAAAGTCTGCAAGGAAGCCACCAATACCAGGTCCGATAACAATTCCAAGTGACATAGAAGCTGATATATAGCTATTTCCTTTTGCACGTTGCTCTAGTGTTGTAATATCCGCTACATAGGCGAACAGAGCGGGAACAACTAACGCTGCTCCAACCCCACCTATAACACGTGAAAAATAGAGCATCCAAACGGAATCAAATAAGTAAAAGATAAACATTGCTAGTGTGAGGCCAAATAGACCGATTATAATCATTATTCTTCTACCGTATTGGTCAGCCCATTTCCCAGCGATAGGGGACATAATAAATTGAGCCGCAGCGAATATGGCAATCATTAGTCCTGCTGCCATTCCACCTTCACCGATAGAATCTAAATAAGCTGGTAAGATCGGAATAATAATCCCAAAGCTACCAACAGCAATAAACATATTTATCATAATTATTAACATTTTTTTTCGTTGTTCAGGAGCCATATGTCCACCTCTTTCTGTCTGTGACTAATGTAATATTTAGGCACCCTAAACATTTTAATCAGTTTTCGTATATCGGTCAATTAAAATGTGTTGGAAAAAAAGAATTTCAAACATATAAAAAACCAGCCCCCATCAGGAAACTGGTTTGAAGATTCAATATAAGGGCCGCCTTTGCCGTAAAGTCTTGATAAGAAAGTTTTAAACCACCACTCCTCAAAGTGGGTGTTTGCAGAACCGTTCATGCGTGTCCTCCTTGTCATATAGACAGAGGCTTGTCAATTCAGATTCGATGTTAAACTCCCTAATACAGCTTAAAGGTTAAAACTTTATTATATTTACGTACAATGCAGCTTGTGTTCTTATAATACATGATGGCTTCATCAAAATCAAGGGATAAATTAATTAATGAAAAGATTTCCATTCGGACAAGAAGTCATGTACAATTAATGGTGGCTTCCTTGCATGAAAACACCTAGCATAGGGAAGATAAGGAAGTATAAAGACCAAATCTTATTACCAAAGGAGAATGAGACATGGAACCAATCGAAGTTGGAGAAATTTTCACAATTAGCGATGAAAATGGCGAAGATTTAGAAGTAGAAGTATTAGGAGTTATGACAGTAGAAGGTTCAGAGTATGTTGCGGTTGCATTCGTAGACGATATACAAGAAGAAACAGAAGAAGACGTAGACATTTTCTTCTTAAAAGTAGAAAGTGACGAAGAATTTGCTCACATCGAATCAGATGACGAGTTTGAGAAAGTATCTTCTGCTTTTGAAAAAGTAATGGAAGAGCAAGATCAAGAATAAGAGGATGTAAAAATCCTCTTTTTTCTGATAGAAGAAGGAGAGAGTACCATGTTAAAAAAACATGTAGAAGCATACATAAAAGAGAATAGCCCAACGGTCCCATTAACATCGTTTGAAAAAGAATACGTTGAATCAACTCACCTTATTCAAGAAGATGTTACGGTAACACCCATCCAACTAGTTGAACGTTTTTCCGATGTATATGTGGAACGCTGTAATAAAGAGTCAGAAGAAACTTTAAGTGAAGAGGGCACAAGTTTTTTAGAAAAACCAATTTCTTATTTAAAAGATCATAAGCAAGAGTTTTTATATATAGAAAGCCAAGCCTTCTCAATAATTGGAGTTGACTCCGTTTCTTTAGAATTGGATGATATCTTTGCAACGTATGATGTTATGTTCGGTCTAAAATTACAGAAGAAGTACGAAGCAACACTAAAAGAAACGATGAAACAACTTTTCAACACCGATCAACCGAAAATGGCCATTATGTTTAATCAACAAGATGGAGTTTGGGACATGAACTTTGCATTAAATCATATAGAAGGATTTAACGAAAGTGGCTCCATTAGCGAAAACTTACAACTAATGTATCACTTTATATTTCAACTACTATCAACAATTGAATCTAATTACCATTAAAAAACTGCCAAACAAAGTTAGGCAGTTTTCTTTAATGATGTCTTTTTATTAAAAAGTTTCCACTTCTTTGTGTTCGTACCTATATATACCCCAGAGATAACGAATAGTGCACCTATTACATGCGCTGTTATTAATTTTTCTCCTAAGAAAATAGTAGCCATTATGACTGCTGATACCGGCATCACATTGATGAAGATAGAAGACTTAGCCGCTCCAACTTCTTTAATTCCTTGATAGTACATAATAAACGATACTACCGTAACAAACACACTCATATGTCCAATTGCCACCCAAGCATCCATGGTAGCCAGTTGAACGTCTAGCCAGGATGTTTCAATAATGGCAAATGGGAATAAAAAGAGAGTACCAAAAGCAACTGCATATGTCGTGGAAACGATCGCGCTATATTTCTTTAAGACAACTTTTCCAATCACACTATATAAAGCCCAACTAAGCACAGCTCCAGCTAAAATAAAGTCAATTGGCTCAAAACCTAGTTGAACTATTTTTTCTAAATGGCCTTCCGTAATGATAAAAGCGACACCAGTTAAAGCGACTATCATTCCTACTATATTATTTTTCGTAATCTTTTCTCTTAAAAATAAAGCAGAAAATAGAATGATTAATACAGGGTTAGAAGCAATAAATAGGGAGCTTTTAATTACTGGAGCATGTTTACTCGCTAAGAAAAAACAAATGTTATAAATGGCTATGCCTGTTAACCCTAAAATGGCGAACAAACCATAATCCTTTAATGTAGGCTTGTTTCTTTTTTTCTCCATTATCCACATGATTGGGAACAGGAGGATTGCTGCTCCAAAAAATCGTAAAAACGCTACGGTTGCCGGTTCAAAACTTTGTACGGCGTATTTTCCTGCTATAAAAGCACTACCCCAAATAGCAGTTGAGAGAGTTAACATTCCATAAATTAACCAAAGCCTTTTCTCCATAAAAATCCCTTCCATCTTGTGAACTATTTATTTATAAAGTATTGTAACATCTTTTTCGTAATTCGAAATATTTATTTATAATTTTTTTACATACTATCTATTATATTGTCAAAAATTATAATCTAGTCCTATCGTTACTTTTGGTATGATGGAATGGAGAGGAGGTTTGCTTCGTGAATGAAATGTGGTTGACATTTATCATTTTAATTATAACAACAATTGCATTTATTATAGGCAAATGGCGTTCTGATTTTGTAGCGATTGGTGCTTTGTTAGCCATAGCCATTCTTGGCATTGTAACACCTCAAGAAGCGTTAGCTGGCTTCTCTAATTCGATCGTTATTATGATAACTGGCCTTTTTGTCGTTGGGGCAGGAATTTTTAATACTGGACTTGCTAATAAACTCGGCAATCAACTTATTAAATTAGGTGGACAAAATGAAACGAAAACATTAATAATTGTCATGTTAACAGTTGGTATTTTCAGCGCGTTTATAAGCAATACTGGTACCGTTGCGATTATGATTCCGGTTGTCATTAGTATGGCTATCCAAATGAAAGTAAGCCCAGCTGTTTATTTAATTCCATTGGCGTTTGCTAGTAGTTTAGGTGGCGTTTTAACGTTAATTGGTACACCGCCAAACTTAGTTGTCAATGAAACACTCGTACATAATAATTTAACGCCGTTTCATTTCTTCGGTTTTTCACCGATAGGGATTGTCGCGTTGCTTGTCGGTACAAGCTATATGGTCTTGTTTGGTAGAAAAATATTAAAAAGCAAATCCGATCTTTCTATTAATGCAGCTAGCCATTTGTCGCCAACTGAATTAGCTGGTGTTTATAAAATTTATGATAGATTGCATTTGTTGAAAATTACCGAAAACTCTACAATGATAAACAAAAGTTTAGTTGAGCTAAAACTTACTGAAAATTACCGTCTTACTGTTGTGACAACAAAAAGAAAAGCTCTTGATAAGTTACCATTTCACTCAAGGACGCCACACTTATTGAAAGCAAAGGAAGAGTTAAAAGAGAATGACGTTTTGTTGATCTTTGGAAAGATGGAAGCGATTGAGCAATTGAAAACTGACTATCGGTTGGAATTGTTGAAAGATAAGGAAGAAGCAGATTTACAAACTATATTATTTTCCAATGTTTTTGGTTTAACAGAAGTACTCATAACACCGCAGTCATCTTTTATTAATAAGACAGTTAAAGATATTAAATTCCGATCTAAATATCACTGCAATGTGTTAGCGATAAATAGAAGAGGGAAGTACATACAGAGTAATGCTTCTTCCACGAAATTACGAGTAGGGGATGCACTAATTGTACACGGTGCATGGAAAGATATTGAGTTAATGGATAATGAGCAACAAAATATTGTTGTTGTAGGAAAGATCAGCGAAGAAGCGGGAACTGCATCTGCTTCAGGAAAAGCGTGGATAGCAGCTTCCATCATGCTTTTTATGCTTATTATGATGTCGACAGAGTGGATGTCTCCTGTCATTGCCGTAGTGGCAGCAGCGTTTTTGATGGTTGCAACTGGATGTTTGCGGTCTGTGAATGAAGCATATCAAAAAATTAACTGGGAATCTGTCGTTTTAATAGCTTCGATGCTTCCGTTAGCTACAGCACTTGAGAAAACAGGTGGAGTAACATACATTAGTTCGTTTATTGTCGATTTGCTAGGTAATAATGGACCATATGCCATTTTAGCTGGCTTTTACGTTTTAACGATGATCTTCAGTCAATTTATAAGTAATACTGCAACTGCCGTCATATTTGCTCCAGTAGCGATAACATCTGCCCAAGCGTTACAGTTAAGCCCATATCCATTATTAATGAGCGTTGCGGTCGCTGCTAGTATGGCGTTTTCAACACCAGTAGCATCCCCTACTAACGCGATGGTCATGTCAGCAGGAGGATACAAGTTTAGTGATTATGTAAAAGTAGGGGTTCCACTACAAATTATCCTATCCATCATCATGATTCTGCTTATCCCTCTCATTTATCCATTCTAATAATAAAAATGAAAAAACGATACCAATGTGGAGGTATCGTTTTTTCATTTTTATTCTTCTTTATCACAGTCACACTTATTGTGATGCTTATCATGTTTGTCCCATTTAGGGATAAAACCGTTTTCTTCTATTTTTGAGTAATGCTTTTCAAATTTGGAGACTATTTTTTCAGCTTTTTTCTCTGAAATTACTCCGTATTCAACGTACTTATTAATAATTTTTTTCTTTTGCTCTAGAGCTTCCATTTGCATTTGAGCCATTTCCTGCTTTTGTTCTTCTGTTAATTGTACATCTTTGTTAATCCAAGAATCAGACCCACCAAATGCATGTGAAAAGGTTGCTGTTCCTAAAAAAAACATCATACCAACTAATAAACTTACAGTATATTTTTTCATCCAATCACTCCTTTAGAAATATTACACCTTAGAGTGTGTTGAATTTAGAAAAATTATACAAAAAATAGATTCATTATTTTCTAAGAAGTTGGAACATTTACGATAATTGGTGCATATATTGACTCTTGTGTGAGATATAAATGAAGGGAAGTAATCGACATGAATAATTATCAAACAATCACGGAAAATCAAAACGAAACAAATCTTTTACAAGAATTTAAAGTAATTGAAGTAAATGTAACAGATCCATCAGAGAACTTATACGCTGTTGTAACACCTGTTAAACAATAAAGTAAACATACTTAATATAAAACCTTAGAAATCATCGTATTTCTAAGGTTTTTATTTGATTTATAGAACAAATGTTCTTATGATGGAAATATAGAAGAGAGGAGGATAAATCATGCCTAGAAAACTTGGCATAACGGATGAAGAAATTATTGTGATGTATAAAAGCGGAGTTCCTTATAAGCAAATTTCTACTAAAACTGGTTTATCTGATCGAGCTATTCGTAACATTTTATACAAACATGATGTTAAAATGAATAGAGAGCCTTACTCTGGACAACCTCGAAAACATAAAGTTAATGAACATTTCTTCAAAACATGGTCAGATGAAATGGCGTGGGTTTTAGGGCTAATCATTACTGATGGCA is drawn from Bacillus alkalisoli and contains these coding sequences:
- a CDS encoding DMT family transporter; the encoded protein is MEKRLWLIYGMLTLSTAIWGSAFIAGKYAVQSFEPATVAFLRFFGAAILLFPIMWIMEKKRNKPTLKDYGLFAILGLTGIAIYNICFFLASKHAPVIKSSLFIASNPVLIILFSALFLREKITKNNIVGMIVALTGVAFIITEGHLEKIVQLGFEPIDFILAGAVLSWALYSVIGKVVLKKYSAIVSTTYAVAFGTLFLFPFAIIETSWLDVQLATMDAWVAIGHMSVFVTVVSFIMYYQGIKEVGAAKSSIFINVMPVSAVIMATIFLGEKLITAHVIGALFVISGVYIGTNTKKWKLFNKKTSLKKTA
- a CDS encoding branched-chain amino acid aminotransferase; this translates as MLKKHVEAYIKENSPTVPLTSFEKEYVESTHLIQEDVTVTPIQLVERFSDVYVERCNKESEETLSEEGTSFLEKPISYLKDHKQEFLYIESQAFSIIGVDSVSLELDDIFATYDVMFGLKLQKKYEATLKETMKQLFNTDQPKMAIMFNQQDGVWDMNFALNHIEGFNESGSISENLQLMYHFIFQLLSTIESNYH
- a CDS encoding YckD family protein, which codes for MKKYTVSLLVGMMFFLGTATFSHAFGGSDSWINKDVQLTEEQKQEMAQMQMEALEQKKKIINKYVEYGVISEKKAEKIVSKFEKHYSKIEENGFIPKWDKHDKHHNKCDCDKEE
- a CDS encoding SLC13 family permease, translated to MWLTFIILIITTIAFIIGKWRSDFVAIGALLAIAILGIVTPQEALAGFSNSIVIMITGLFVVGAGIFNTGLANKLGNQLIKLGGQNETKTLIIVMLTVGIFSAFISNTGTVAIMIPVVISMAIQMKVSPAVYLIPLAFASSLGGVLTLIGTPPNLVVNETLVHNNLTPFHFFGFSPIGIVALLVGTSYMVLFGRKILKSKSDLSINAASHLSPTELAGVYKIYDRLHLLKITENSTMINKSLVELKLTENYRLTVVTTKRKALDKLPFHSRTPHLLKAKEELKENDVLLIFGKMEAIEQLKTDYRLELLKDKEEADLQTILFSNVFGLTEVLITPQSSFINKTVKDIKFRSKYHCNVLAINRRGKYIQSNASSTKLRVGDALIVHGAWKDIELMDNEQQNIVVVGKISEEAGTASASGKAWIAASIMLFMLIMMSTEWMSPVIAVVAAAFLMVATGCLRSVNEAYQKINWESVVLIASMLPLATALEKTGGVTYISSFIVDLLGNNGPYAILAGFYVLTMIFSQFISNTATAVIFAPVAITSAQALQLSPYPLLMSVAVAASMAFSTPVASPTNAMVMSAGGYKFSDYVKVGVPLQIILSIIMILLIPLIYPF
- a CDS encoding DUF1292 domain-containing protein gives rise to the protein MEPIEVGEIFTISDENGEDLEVEVLGVMTVEGSEYVAVAFVDDIQEETEEDVDIFFLKVESDEEFAHIESDDEFEKVSSAFEKVMEEQDQE
- a CDS encoding MFS transporter, whose protein sequence is MAPEQRKKMLIIMINMFIAVGSFGIIIPILPAYLDSIGEGGMAAGLMIAIFAAAQFIMSPIAGKWADQYGRRIMIIIGLFGLTLAMFIFYLFDSVWMLYFSRVIGGVGAALVVPALFAYVADITTLEQRAKGNSYISASMSLGIVIGPGIGGFLADFGLKVPLLVSAIISLVATIFSILVLKESRDISKEMVEQESVSLLTKMGTSVSKPYFIPLIITMVMSFGLMAYESVLGLYVDNQYSATPQQIAILITSTGIISVTVQLFVVDKIVTRFGEAAILNTFLGLATFAFFLSLFANSYLFFFGVTLLMFLATAILRPVLTTLISKLAGNEQGFAMGMNNAYMSIGNVLGPTLAGLLYDVKIIYPFILGLVVLSITMFISLTWQQKQKGKIAKLQANNVI